Genomic window (Candidatus Eisenbacteria bacterium):
AGCTCCACTCCGCGTGATCCGGAGAATCGCGCGCCGGTTCGGGGGTGAGCTTCGCATCCGCCATCGCCTCGACGTGCGGTGCACGCGAACCCTCCGCCACCAGGTAGACCTGCCCCGAGGAGATCATGACGTAGCGCCCGAGTGCCGCGTGCGGCAGCAGCAGCAAGCGCTCGATGTCGTCGCGGTCGAATGCGAGAAAGTCGACGGTCAGATCGAAGCGCCGGCCGTCGAGCGCCCGGGCGAGGGACTCCGCATCGAGCCGGTCGGCGACCAGCGGCGCCACACCGTCCGGCAGCGGCTGAAGGCCGCGCGTCAACACGCTGACGCGGTGTCCGGCCGCGCCCAGTGCGCGCGCCGTGCGTGCGCCCATGAAACCACCGCCACCCATCACCAGCACCGCCAGCGAATCCGCCACGCGCACTCCCGCGTCGCGCGAGGCGCACCACGCGGCTCGCGGAGCGCACACACTAGCGCGGCGACGCGGTCAGCGGAATCGAGCGGTCGAGCGGGCTCAGGCGGCGGCGGAGCCGAACTTCTTGCCGCCGGACTCGCGACAGTCCGCGCACGCGTCCTGAGAGATCGGCGATTCACCGCGCACGCGCAGGAACTCCTCGCACGGCATCCAGTCGCCGGCCTCCGACCGCACGCGATGACACGACGCGCACACGTGCACAGAGCCTCGCGAGATGCCCGCCGCCGCGTCCTCGCGCGCCCGATCGCCGCCGCTCTGACGCGCCATCTCGAGCTCGGAATTCACGGCCCGCAGATTGGCGACGGTGCGTCTCAGCGACTGCGCGAGCCCCACGATTCGAATGCCGGCACGCACCCGCGCCAGCAGCTCGACCGGATCACAGGGCTTGGTGACGTAGTCGTCGGCGCCCGAGTCGAGCGCCACCAGCTTGTCGCTCACATCGCCCTTTGCGGTCAGCAGGATGAAGTAGGGCGCCGCCTCGCGCAGGCCGGTCTTGACCGACTGGCACAGCTCGAGTCCGTCGACCTCGGGCATCATCCAGTCCGAGATCACGACGTCCGGCTCGTGCTGGACGATCGCCTTCATGCCGGCGCGTCCGTCGGCCGCGAGGAACACCTGATAGCCCTCGGCCCCGAACCGCTTCTCGAGAATCCGCGACAGGAACGGATCGTCCTCGACCACCAGCAGACGGGTCTCGCTCGGGGCCTTCATGCCGCCTCCCCGAGCCAGTTCCGGAGTCGCGCGACGAAGGCGGCGTGATCGGT
Coding sequences:
- a CDS encoding response regulator transcription factor — its product is MKAPSETRLLVVEDDPFLSRILEKRFGAEGYQVFLAADGRAGMKAIVQHEPDVVISDWMMPEVDGLELCQSVKTGLREAAPYFILLTAKGDVSDKLVALDSGADDYVTKPCDPVELLARVRAGIRIVGLAQSLRRTVANLRAVNSELEMARQSGGDRAREDAAAGISRGSVHVCASCHRVRSEAGDWMPCEEFLRVRGESPISQDACADCRESGGKKFGSAAA